The following proteins are co-located in the Noviherbaspirillum sp. UKPF54 genome:
- a CDS encoding D-2-hydroxyacid dehydrogenase family protein, which translates to MKLAILDDYQDCVRHLDCFRLLDGHDVKIFNNSARGLGQLAVRLAEFEALVLIRERTALPAALLNKLPNLKLISQTGKVAGHVDVAAATACGIAVVEGVGDPTAPAELTWSLIMAATRKIVPYATHLREGLWQTASIMPELNTLGSVLKGKTLAIWGYGRIGKLVAGYGRAFGMQVVVWGRDASRQAAEQDGYHAAASKEEFFAQADVLSLHLRLNDATRGIVTAADLTRMKPGALFVNTSRAELVAPGALDMALRLGQPGFAALDVFETEPLPADSPLLRYANVLATPHLGYVEKDSYELYFRAAFQNIVDFARGEPKNVLNPDALGR; encoded by the coding sequence ATGAAACTCGCTATTCTCGACGACTATCAGGACTGCGTGCGCCACCTCGATTGTTTCCGTCTGCTCGACGGCCACGATGTAAAGATATTTAACAATAGTGCACGCGGCCTCGGTCAGCTTGCGGTACGTCTAGCTGAATTCGAGGCGCTGGTGTTGATCCGCGAGCGTACCGCCCTCCCCGCCGCGCTCCTGAACAAGTTGCCGAATCTGAAGCTGATTTCGCAGACCGGGAAGGTGGCCGGGCACGTCGACGTGGCTGCGGCCACCGCGTGCGGCATCGCCGTCGTCGAAGGCGTCGGCGACCCCACCGCGCCGGCCGAGCTGACCTGGTCGCTGATCATGGCTGCCACGCGCAAGATCGTGCCGTACGCGACCCACCTGCGCGAAGGATTGTGGCAGACCGCCTCGATCATGCCCGAGCTCAATACGCTGGGCAGCGTCTTGAAGGGAAAGACGCTGGCGATCTGGGGCTACGGGCGCATCGGCAAGCTGGTGGCGGGCTATGGCCGGGCGTTTGGCATGCAGGTCGTGGTCTGGGGGCGGGATGCCAGTCGACAAGCTGCCGAACAGGACGGATACCATGCCGCAGCGTCGAAGGAGGAATTCTTTGCGCAAGCCGACGTGCTGTCGTTGCACCTGCGTCTGAACGATGCCACGCGCGGCATCGTCACGGCGGCCGACCTCACGCGCATGAAGCCGGGCGCGCTGTTCGTCAATACCAGCCGCGCCGAGCTGGTGGCGCCCGGCGCGCTCGACATGGCATTGCGCCTCGGCCAGCCGGGCTTTGCCGCGCTCGACGTGTTCGAAACCGAGCCGTTGCCGGCCGACTCGCCGCTGCTGCGCTATGCCAATGTGCTTGCCACGCCCCATCTGGGCTATGTCGAAAAGGATAGCTACGAGCTGTATTTCCGCGCAGCGTTCCAGAACATCGTCGATTTCGCCAGGGGCGAGCCGAAGAACGTGCTGAATCCGGATGCGTTGGGGCGGTAA